tggatgggatTAACATTGGATCCCAGCATTTACAAGAAAGGTTGTGCAGTGGAGTAAAGTGATGACCTAGACTCAGGATTGGATTGGTGGGGATccgatattgaggacctatcccgaGGCGTTACtccacaacccctttagggtgtACAGCTACATGACTGGTACAACACACTGCGACGTCATGTCACGCAGCATTGTTTGTAATgctagtcaatggtgtcgcactgcaacgccacagtcacacaaaaatccaactttgTGTCGCAGCACAGCATATCACAGCGCGACGCCACGACTCACGTTGCACAACATtactgcgacaaatgtcgtcatgttgCCCTAGCCTTAATGCTTATACGTGAGCCTAAGATGAATCCCTCTGCAGCAGCCATGTCCTCTATACAATTCAGGATAAGACCCCCCTGCCAGGCTGCACTTACATAGTCCTCGAATTTggtgatctcctcctccagcaTGTCTGTGCCAACCTTGTCGTCCTCCACCACGCACTGGATCTGCAGCTTCTTGATGCCGTAGCCCACGGGCACCAGCTTGGAGGAGCCCCACAGCAGCCCGTCAATCTGCACAGAGCGCACGCATTCTTCCAGCTTTGCCATGTCCGTCTCGTCATCCCACTACGGAGGACACAACTGGGTTAGTGTGATCTGAGAGAACCCCCCAAGTGCCAACCAGGGCTTTAATATTAAACACCGCCTACCGGTTTCACATCCAACAAAATGGAGGACTTGGCGATCAGTCCAGGCTTCTTGGATTTCTTCTCTGCATACTGACGCAATCTCTCCTCTTTGACCCTGGCGGCCTCTGCATCTTCCTCTTCATCGCTACCGAACAGGTCAATGTCGTCGTCGTCATCCTCCTCTGCTTTTAGCTGTGGGgctgcagcaggtgggcaggcagGTGCAGGGGTAGGGGCCGGAAGCTGAAAGATAACAGAAACGTGAGGAGCCTGGGATATGACAGacttccttttaaagggaacctgtcaccggtattttgtgtatagagctggggacatgggttgctagatggcggctagcacatatacaatacccagtcccaatagctctgtgtgcttttattgtgtaaaaaaaaaaaaactatttgatacatatgcaaattaacctgagatgagtcctgtatgtgagatgagtcgggggcaggactcatctcaggttaatttgcatatgtatcaaattgttttttttaaacaataaaagcacacagagctatggggactgggtattgcggatgtgctagcggccatctagcaacccatgtcctcagctctatacacaaaatccaggtgacaggttccctttaaagggactctgtcaccactttctaacccccacttttaaaactatagttctgtccatggagcccctgtgattacaatggtgttaTATGcaaaatccgcaggctcgttttgattaaaaaaacttttatctaacctgtcaatcatgaggataaggtgcccagggcgtttctcctggtctgaacatgccgcccgcagccgttggtgcccagctcctcctctgccttgaattagcgccgcctgaatgtgaagaaatacgcctccggctctccctcagtcccccctccttcttttctaagatcccgcgcgtgcggcagtgtt
This sequence is a window from Bufo gargarizans isolate SCDJY-AF-19 chromosome 5, ASM1485885v1, whole genome shotgun sequence. Protein-coding genes within it:
- the EEF1D gene encoding elongation factor 1-delta, which produces MSASSFCCFWQRWAKGPQPGTLNPSPTAGQALFTGRGFGSSSSSCSFQSLSRLVLQSAAAAPSGENSELLSRVASLEHENQNLQKVVKDLQSAISKLESRISTLEKSATSQASSPLPPPVCKLPAPTPAPACPPAAAPQLKAEEDDDDDIDLFGSDEEEDAEAARVKEERLRQYAEKKSKKPGLIAKSSILLDVKPWDDETDMAKLEECVRSVQIDGLLWGSSKLVPVGYGIKKLQIQCVVEDDKVGTDMLEEEITKFEDYVQSVDIAAFNKI